In Agrobacterium tumefaciens, a single genomic region encodes these proteins:
- the flgC gene encoding flagellar basal body rod protein FlgC yields MDPLSAASKIAGSGLEVQSTRLRIVSENIANARSTGDTPGADPYRRKTVTFGSELDRVSGVERVKVKKLGVDRGDFVNEYDPGNPAADTNGMVKMPNVNVLIEMADMREANRSYDANLQVIRQTRDLVASTIDLLKASQ; encoded by the coding sequence ATGGATCCCTTGAGTGCGGCGAGCAAGATAGCCGGCAGCGGCCTGGAGGTGCAGTCCACACGATTGCGCATCGTCTCCGAAAACATCGCCAACGCCCGATCGACCGGCGATACGCCCGGCGCCGATCCCTATCGCCGCAAGACCGTCACCTTCGGTTCCGAGCTCGACCGCGTCAGCGGCGTCGAGCGCGTGAAGGTGAAGAAGCTCGGTGTCGACCGTGGCGATTTCGTCAACGAATACGATCCCGGCAATCCGGCCGCCGATACCAACGGCATGGTGAAGATGCCGAACGTCAACGTCCTGATCGAAATGGCCGACATGCGCGAAGCCAACCGCAGCTATGACGCCAATCTTCAGGTCATCCGCCAGACACGCGACCTCGTCGCCTCCACAATCGACCTTCTGAAGGCATCGCAATGA
- the flgG gene encoding flagellar basal-body rod protein FlgG, with protein sequence MRALAIAATGMDAQQTNLEVIANNIANINTTGYKRARAEFTDLLYQTERMQGVPNRANQAIVPEGANIGLGVQTSAVRNIHTQGNLIETGNKLDVAIIGQGWFQIEAADGSTLYSRAGAFNKNADGNLVTVDGYNVIPNINIPTDAQDITVTRTGQVTARIGNAAEFTELGQLTIANFANEAGLKPLGDNLFAQTPASGDAVIGVPDDPSYGYIKQSYLEGSNVDAVKEITDLITAQRAYEMNSKVITTADEMASIVSKNLK encoded by the coding sequence ATGAGAGCTCTTGCCATCGCTGCCACCGGTATGGACGCCCAGCAGACCAATCTGGAAGTCATCGCCAACAACATCGCCAACATCAACACCACCGGCTACAAGCGCGCGCGTGCGGAGTTCACCGATCTTCTTTACCAGACGGAGCGCATGCAGGGCGTGCCGAACCGCGCCAACCAGGCCATCGTGCCTGAGGGCGCCAATATCGGTCTCGGCGTGCAGACATCAGCCGTGCGCAACATCCACACCCAGGGGAACCTGATCGAAACCGGCAACAAGCTCGATGTCGCGATCATCGGCCAGGGCTGGTTCCAGATCGAGGCGGCCGACGGTTCGACGCTCTACAGCCGCGCCGGCGCCTTCAACAAGAATGCCGACGGCAACCTGGTGACGGTCGATGGTTACAACGTCATTCCGAACATCAATATTCCGACGGATGCGCAGGACATTACCGTGACCCGCACGGGCCAGGTGACGGCGCGCATCGGCAATGCCGCTGAATTTACCGAACTCGGCCAGCTGACCATCGCCAACTTCGCCAACGAGGCGGGTCTGAAGCCGCTCGGCGACAACCTCTTTGCCCAGACGCCGGCGTCGGGCGATGCTGTCATCGGCGTGCCTGACGATCCGAGCTACGGTTACATCAAGCAATCCTACCTCGAAGGCTCGAACGTCGATGCCGTCAAGGAAATCACCGACCTGATCACGGCGCAGCGCGCCTATGAGATGAATTCCAAGGTCATCACCACCGCTGATGAAATGGCTTCGATTGTCAGCAAGAACCTGAAGTAA
- the flgF gene encoding flagellar basal-body rod protein FlgF — protein MQSGLYVALSSQIALERRLTTISDNMANVNTVGFRGSEVKFDEMVAKNHNSMNAKVAFVSQGNDYLSTRQGAFEQTGNSFDFAIKGDAWFSLDTPDGQILTRDGRFTMRPDGALISSSGYPVLDAGGGPIRLNPNGGPITVGLDGAIRQNDTIAASLGIFQADFSQGFLRHPNSGVKPVAQPVPVVNNHEVGVVQGYLEQSNVNGISQMTQLIQVNRAFESISSLMRDTESTFGEGIKTLGGAR, from the coding sequence ATGCAATCCGGACTATACGTCGCCCTGTCCTCGCAGATCGCGCTGGAGCGCCGTCTCACCACCATTTCCGACAATATGGCGAATGTGAACACGGTCGGCTTCCGCGGCTCCGAGGTAAAATTCGACGAAATGGTCGCCAAGAACCATAACAGCATGAACGCCAAGGTGGCCTTCGTGTCGCAGGGCAACGACTATCTCTCCACCCGTCAGGGCGCTTTCGAGCAGACCGGCAATTCCTTCGATTTCGCCATCAAGGGCGATGCCTGGTTCTCGCTGGATACGCCGGATGGTCAGATTTTGACGCGCGACGGCCGTTTCACCATGCGCCCGGACGGCGCGCTGATCTCGTCCAGCGGTTATCCCGTCCTCGACGCCGGCGGCGGCCCCATCCGGCTCAATCCGAATGGCGGCCCGATCACCGTCGGCCTCGACGGCGCCATCAGGCAGAACGACACTATCGCCGCCTCGCTCGGCATCTTCCAGGCGGATTTTTCTCAAGGGTTCCTGCGTCATCCCAATAGCGGCGTGAAACCCGTGGCCCAGCCCGTTCCGGTCGTCAACAACCATGAGGTCGGCGTCGTTCAGGGTTATCTCGAACAGTCGAACGTCAATGGCATTTCCCAGATGACGCAGCTCATTCAGGTCAACCGCGCCTTTGAGAGCATTTCCTCGCTGATGCGCGATACCGAATCGACCTTCGGCGAGGGCATCAAGACGCTCGGCGGCGCGCGTTGA
- a CDS encoding flagellar hook-basal body complex protein FliE gives MIDGIKQLGSLSLTRGSSGVSSLTESLFGGEQQTTPAQQTGQSFASVLGNVSMDAMNNLKKAEVASFEGIQGKANTREVVDAVLSAEQSLQTAIALRDKIVSAYLDITKMQI, from the coding sequence ATGATCGACGGTATCAAGCAACTCGGTTCCCTTTCGCTCACCCGCGGTTCAAGCGGCGTCTCCTCGCTGACGGAAAGCCTGTTCGGCGGCGAGCAGCAGACGACGCCCGCCCAGCAGACGGGTCAAAGCTTCGCCAGCGTTCTCGGCAACGTCTCGATGGATGCGATGAACAATCTGAAGAAGGCGGAAGTCGCCTCCTTCGAAGGCATTCAGGGCAAGGCCAACACGCGTGAAGTGGTGGATGCCGTGCTTTCGGCCGAACAGTCGCTGCAGACCGCCATCGCGCTGCGCGACAAGATCGTGTCGGCCTATCTCGACATTACCAAGATGCAGATCTAG
- the motA gene encoding flagellar motor stator protein MotA, protein MNIVIGLIITFGCIIGGYMAMGGHLDVLIQPFELMIIGGAGLGGFIMANPMKVVKDSGKALGEAFKHSVPKERNYLDVLGVLYSLMRDLRTKSRNEIEAHIDNPEESSIFQSAPSVLKNKELTSFICDYVRLIIIGNARSHEIEALMDEEIETILHDKLKPYHAITTMGDSFPAIGIVAAVLGVIKAMGKINESPEVLGGLIGAALVGTMLGIILSYSICNPLASQVKIVRTKQHRLYIIVKQTLIAYMNGSVPQVALEYGRKTISNYERPSIDAVEQEMMNPGGENKAA, encoded by the coding sequence ATGAATATTGTAATTGGACTTATAATCACCTTCGGCTGCATCATCGGCGGCTATATGGCGATGGGCGGTCATCTGGACGTGCTGATTCAGCCGTTCGAATTGATGATCATCGGTGGCGCCGGTCTCGGCGGCTTCATCATGGCGAACCCGATGAAGGTCGTGAAGGACTCGGGCAAGGCGCTCGGCGAGGCCTTCAAGCATTCGGTTCCGAAGGAGCGCAACTATCTCGACGTGCTCGGCGTGCTTTATTCGCTGATGCGCGATCTGCGCACGAAATCGCGCAACGAGATCGAAGCCCATATCGACAATCCGGAAGAATCCTCGATCTTCCAGAGCGCACCCTCGGTCCTGAAGAACAAGGAACTCACCTCGTTCATCTGTGATTATGTCCGCCTCATCATCATCGGCAATGCCCGCAGCCACGAAATCGAGGCGCTGATGGACGAGGAAATCGAGACCATCCTTCATGACAAGCTGAAGCCTTACCATGCGATCACGACGATGGGCGATTCCTTCCCCGCCATCGGTATCGTCGCGGCGGTTCTCGGCGTCATCAAGGCCATGGGCAAGATCAACGAATCACCTGAGGTTCTGGGCGGCCTGATCGGCGCCGCACTCGTCGGCACCATGCTCGGCATCATCCTGTCCTATTCGATCTGCAACCCGCTCGCGTCGCAGGTCAAGATCGTCCGCACCAAGCAGCACCGCCTCTACATCATCGTCAAGCAGACGCTGATCGCCTACATGAACGGCTCGGTGCCGCAGGTCGCGCTTGAATATGGCCGTAAGACCATCTCCAACTATGAGCGGCCGTCCATCGATGCCGTCGAGCAGGAGATGATGAATCCCGGCGGCGAAAACAAGGCGGCATGA
- the fliN gene encoding flagellar motor switch protein FliN yields the protein MATKKTPVTDDAALPSFEDGVDLDQAIGDLRGVLKTDAEGSLSDFGDFGDFGSTDEASTDNDLSAFGGGAVDFAMDDFAAAPQVAGVKAPLGSGLSENMEMIMDIPIDVQIVLGTSRMLVSGLMSLEEGATIALDRKIGEPVEIMVNGRRIARGEITVLEDDDTRFGVKLIEVLSTRKA from the coding sequence ATGGCTACGAAGAAAACACCTGTGACCGATGATGCGGCGCTGCCGTCGTTTGAAGACGGCGTCGACCTCGACCAGGCTATCGGCGATCTGCGTGGCGTCCTCAAGACGGATGCGGAAGGTTCGCTGTCCGATTTTGGCGACTTCGGCGATTTCGGAAGCACGGACGAGGCTTCGACAGACAACGACCTTTCCGCCTTCGGTGGCGGAGCGGTCGATTTTGCGATGGACGATTTTGCCGCCGCCCCGCAGGTCGCGGGCGTGAAGGCACCGCTCGGCAGCGGATTGTCCGAAAACATGGAAATGATCATGGACATCCCGATCGATGTCCAGATCGTTCTCGGCACCAGCAGAATGCTCGTTTCGGGGCTGATGAGCCTCGAAGAGGGTGCGACGATCGCGCTTGATCGCAAGATCGGCGAGCCCGTCGAAATCATGGTGAATGGCCGCCGTATTGCGCGCGGTGAAATAACGGTTCTGGAAGACGACGATACGCGCTTCGGCGTAAAATTGATTGAAGTACTGAGTACGCGAAAAGCCTGA
- a CDS encoding FliM/FliN family flagellar motor switch protein encodes MIMAKAAAKKAPAPAIDTALLAKLTGGLTDRKTIARIGSDIGHLYSEFLPDIFHSETGIGIDVEYIGSESGLMTDLIANVGQNVAVADCSLRNWCSNFMMTVGNGFVIALMERMLGAAPDSIGDPDERSLSHIELDLAAMVLGRIAGVLRSGVNAPGGFEATIEPPFNANGKSAFDEMIAGLYGVTIRMKIDIGKVSSEFSLIVPQRPLLKTSIVAPKASAQALKKQEEWMEMISQQVKRSQVTLEARIKLETLTLRTISKLVAGDVIPFQDLKQDDIGVEVSANGSKLYNCEFGKSGDRYMVRVKNNVSTDDEILRHLMG; translated from the coding sequence ATGATCATGGCAAAAGCTGCAGCGAAAAAAGCCCCCGCCCCCGCCATCGACACGGCCCTGCTCGCGAAACTCACGGGAGGGCTCACCGACCGCAAGACGATCGCCAGGATCGGTTCCGATATCGGTCATCTCTACAGCGAATTCCTGCCTGATATCTTTCACAGCGAGACCGGCATTGGGATCGACGTCGAATATATCGGTTCCGAATCGGGGCTGATGACCGATCTCATCGCCAATGTCGGGCAGAATGTTGCGGTTGCCGATTGTTCGCTGCGCAACTGGTGCTCCAATTTCATGATGACGGTGGGCAACGGCTTCGTCATCGCACTGATGGAGCGCATGCTGGGTGCAGCGCCCGATAGCATCGGCGACCCGGATGAGCGCAGCCTGTCCCACATCGAGCTCGATCTCGCGGCGATGGTTCTCGGCCGTATCGCCGGTGTCCTGCGCTCCGGTGTCAACGCGCCGGGCGGTTTTGAGGCGACGATAGAGCCGCCATTCAATGCCAATGGAAAAAGCGCCTTCGACGAGATGATCGCCGGCCTTTACGGCGTGACCATCCGCATGAAGATCGATATTGGCAAGGTATCCTCGGAATTTTCTCTCATCGTGCCGCAGCGACCGCTGCTCAAGACCTCCATCGTCGCCCCCAAGGCTTCAGCCCAGGCGCTGAAGAAGCAGGAGGAATGGATGGAGATGATCTCGCAGCAGGTGAAGAGGTCGCAGGTCACGCTCGAGGCGCGCATCAAGCTCGAAACGCTGACGCTGCGGACGATTTCCAAGCTGGTGGCCGGCGATGTCATTCCGTTTCAGGATCTGAAGCAGGACGATATCGGCGTCGAGGTCAGCGCCAATGGCTCCAAGCTCTATAATTGCGAATTCGGCAAGTCCGGCGACCGCTACATGGTTCGGGTGAAGAACAATGTCAGTACGGACGACGAGATCTTACGACATTTGATGGGTTAA
- a CDS encoding DUF1217 domain-containing protein, whose protein sequence is MTSTYTSYRLISQDIGKSLERVSKQPDVARETEYYREKIGSVKSIDDFMADTRLYNYALKAHGLEDMAYAKAFIRKVLTEGASDKNAFANKLSDNRYAELAKSLDFAGLGAAATATEAAKSGVIDKYARQTLEQEAGDDNNGVRLALYFERKAPTIKSGLDFLADDALAQVFRTTFNLPDAFAAADVDKQAALIEKSINIKDLQDPEKVGKLLERFTIMWEMQNPSTTYDPLAVFGSSSGYGISPDLLISINSLKLGGK, encoded by the coding sequence GTGACTTCCACCTACACCAGCTACAGACTGATCAGTCAGGATATCGGCAAGTCGCTCGAGCGCGTGTCGAAGCAGCCGGACGTGGCGCGCGAGACCGAATATTACCGTGAAAAGATCGGAAGCGTGAAATCCATCGACGATTTCATGGCCGATACACGTCTTTACAATTACGCGCTGAAAGCCCACGGCCTGGAAGACATGGCCTATGCAAAAGCCTTCATCCGCAAGGTGCTGACGGAAGGGGCGAGCGACAAGAACGCCTTCGCCAACAAGCTCTCCGACAATCGTTATGCCGAGCTTGCAAAGTCGCTGGATTTCGCGGGCCTTGGTGCGGCGGCAACCGCCACCGAGGCGGCCAAATCAGGTGTCATCGACAAATACGCGCGCCAGACGCTGGAACAGGAAGCGGGCGACGACAATAACGGCGTCCGGCTTGCCCTTTATTTCGAGCGCAAGGCACCGACAATCAAATCCGGTCTCGATTTTCTGGCCGACGACGCGCTCGCGCAAGTGTTTCGCACAACGTTCAACCTGCCTGACGCATTTGCTGCGGCCGATGTCGACAAGCAGGCCGCGCTCATCGAAAAAAGCATCAATATCAAGGATCTGCAGGATCCTGAGAAGGTCGGAAAGCTGCTCGAGCGCTTCACCATCATGTGGGAAATGCAAAACCCTTCGACGACCTACGATCCCCTGGCCGTTTTCGGCTCCTCCAGCGGCTACGGCATTTCGCCCGACCTGCTGATTTCCATCAACTCCCTGAAACTCGGAGGCAAATGA
- the flgA gene encoding flagellar basal body P-ring formation chaperone FlgA, producing the protein MRFGRNNSSCRTAFVRMCLASAFSLGVVAPALAQAPMALVPVRTIYPGETISPEQVKPVEVTNPNISSGYATDISEVEGMISKQTLLPGRTIPVAALREPSLVTRGTSVKLVFHIGNMTLMASGTPMSDGSLGEVVRVRNIDSGVMVSGTVMKDGTIQVMAK; encoded by the coding sequence ATGAGGTTTGGCCGGAACAATAGCAGCTGCAGAACGGCATTCGTCCGTATGTGTCTGGCGTCTGCCTTTTCACTGGGCGTCGTGGCGCCCGCTCTTGCGCAGGCGCCGATGGCGCTGGTTCCCGTGCGCACCATCTATCCGGGCGAGACGATCTCGCCCGAACAGGTGAAGCCGGTGGAAGTGACCAATCCCAACATTTCCTCGGGTTATGCGACCGACATCAGCGAAGTCGAGGGCATGATCTCCAAGCAGACCCTGCTTCCCGGCCGAACGATCCCCGTTGCCGCCCTGCGCGAACCCTCGCTCGTCACGCGCGGCACCAGCGTCAAACTCGTTTTTCACATCGGTAACATGACGCTGATGGCTTCCGGGACGCCAATGAGTGACGGCTCGCTCGGCGAGGTCGTAAGGGTACGCAACATCGATTCCGGCGTGATGGTCAGCGGCACCGTCATGAAGGACGGAACCATTCAGGTTATGGCGAAATGA
- the flgB gene encoding flagellar basal body rod protein FlgB: MQPIQLFDLASRQAEWLSVRQEVVATNIANANTPKFHAKDVSPFEAVMQATSQQVGMARTNPAHFGESALSDNIAVRDNPINNEIGMQESGNSVALAEEMTKTGEIKRQYDLNASLVKSFHRMMLMTVKR; the protein is encoded by the coding sequence ATGCAACCGATTCAACTGTTCGATCTGGCATCCCGCCAAGCGGAATGGCTGAGCGTGCGGCAGGAAGTCGTGGCGACCAACATCGCCAACGCCAACACACCGAAGTTCCACGCCAAGGACGTCAGCCCTTTCGAAGCGGTCATGCAGGCCACCAGCCAGCAGGTCGGCATGGCAAGGACAAACCCTGCCCACTTCGGTGAAAGCGCCCTCAGCGACAATATTGCGGTGCGGGATAACCCGATCAACAACGAGATCGGCATGCAGGAATCGGGCAATTCGGTCGCGCTTGCGGAAGAAATGACCAAGACCGGCGAGATCAAGCGCCAGTACGACCTGAACGCCAGTCTCGTCAAATCCTTCCATCGCATGATGCTGATGACGGTTAAGAGGTAA
- a CDS encoding LysE family translocator: protein MDMVIPSAANLGLFVSATLVLLLVPGPAVLYIFARSVEQGRSAGLVSILGIHTATLVHVVAAAVGLSALLASSALAFSVVKYAGAAYLIWLGLKKLFGSSDIPDIEGGLPTRSRTRIFREGFIVNLLNPKTALFFLAFLPQFVEVGRGNVAMQIAFLGILYTVIGVLTDGTYALVAGTAGSWLKRSPVYLKAERWVSGFVYIGLGLTAAFAGNQRK from the coding sequence ATGGACATGGTAATTCCCAGTGCAGCCAATCTGGGCCTGTTCGTCAGCGCCACGCTGGTGCTGCTACTCGTGCCTGGCCCCGCAGTTCTCTATATCTTCGCGCGCTCAGTCGAACAGGGCCGTTCCGCCGGCCTCGTATCGATCCTTGGCATCCATACCGCGACGCTCGTTCATGTTGTCGCCGCCGCTGTGGGCTTGTCGGCGCTTCTGGCCTCGTCTGCGCTCGCCTTCAGCGTGGTGAAATATGCCGGCGCGGCCTATCTGATCTGGCTTGGCCTCAAGAAGCTCTTCGGCTCGTCGGACATTCCCGATATCGAGGGCGGTCTGCCGACGCGTAGCCGCACGCGCATCTTCCGCGAGGGTTTCATCGTCAATCTCCTCAATCCGAAGACAGCCCTGTTCTTTCTGGCGTTCCTGCCGCAGTTCGTTGAGGTCGGCCGGGGCAATGTGGCGATGCAGATCGCTTTCCTCGGCATTCTCTATACTGTGATCGGCGTCTTGACGGATGGAACCTATGCGCTTGTGGCCGGTACGGCCGGCAGCTGGCTGAAGCGCAGCCCCGTTTATCTGAAAGCCGAACGCTGGGTCAGCGGTTTCGTTTATATCGGCCTCGGTTTGACAGCGGCTTTTGCCGGCAACCAGAGAAAATAA
- a CDS encoding MotE family protein, with product MMERQTKNPLSKGLARFAAVASLLFLLPAAGAESQQNVVSELSTQDEIQKFCTNIADAARDQRYLMQKQDLEKLQADVNERISVLENRKAEYEDWLARREHFLNQAKSNLVDIYKTMKADAAAPQLEKMHVEIAAAIIMQLPPRQSGLILSEMDAQKAATVAGIMSQAIDKNTSKDPS from the coding sequence ATGATGGAACGTCAGACCAAAAATCCGCTCTCGAAAGGCCTCGCCCGCTTTGCGGCCGTCGCGTCGTTGCTGTTCCTGCTGCCGGCTGCCGGCGCCGAGAGCCAGCAGAACGTGGTGTCGGAACTCAGCACGCAGGACGAAATCCAGAAATTCTGCACCAATATTGCCGATGCCGCCCGCGACCAGCGTTACCTGATGCAGAAGCAGGACCTTGAAAAGCTGCAGGCCGACGTCAACGAGCGCATATCCGTGCTGGAAAACCGCAAGGCGGAATATGAGGACTGGCTGGCACGCCGCGAGCATTTCCTCAATCAGGCCAAAAGCAACCTCGTCGACATCTACAAGACGATGAAGGCGGATGCCGCCGCACCACAGCTCGAAAAGATGCATGTGGAAATTGCGGCCGCCATCATCATGCAGCTGCCACCGCGCCAATCGGGCCTCATCCTCAGCGAAATGGATGCGCAGAAAGCCGCAACCGTCGCCGGCATCATGTCGCAGGCAATCGACAAAAACACTTCGAAGGATCCTTCATGA
- the fliI gene encoding flagellar protein export ATPase FliI, translating into MTMPESMLSESKLSGWAISPKLAQLASLAGHYADPEFSVAHGGHVRTIAAGHYTVAGLSRHVRLGEFVAHRSATGIHLGEVVRVEPDICYVCPIEPGEPIGIHDTVIRKGAFRVSPDDSWCGRTINALGEPIDGQGPLASGIVRRSISNNAPPSMTRKRVETPFKTGVRAIDIFSPLCLGQRLGIFAGSGVGKSTLLSMLAKADAFDKVVIALVGERGREVREFIEDTMGENMNKSVAVVATSDESPMLRKMAPLSAVTIAEHFRDQGDNVLLIIDSVTRFAHAIREVAVASGEPPVARGYPASVFTELPRLLERAGPGAEGAGTITAIVSILVDGDNHNDPIADSTRGILDGHIVLDRSLAEEGRYPPINPLASISRLAKKAWTPDQEKLVSRLKALVHRFEETRDLRLIGGYRPGTDPDLDMAVKQVPIIYETLKQLPDEPAAQDAYADLATALRGGAQNGQPQVNPRMRG; encoded by the coding sequence ATGACAATGCCGGAATCCATGCTCTCGGAATCCAAGCTCTCGGGCTGGGCCATTTCGCCAAAACTCGCCCAGCTCGCCAGCCTTGCCGGGCACTATGCCGATCCGGAATTTTCGGTGGCGCATGGCGGCCATGTCCGCACCATCGCCGCCGGGCACTATACGGTGGCCGGCCTGTCGCGGCACGTCAGGCTCGGCGAATTCGTTGCCCATCGCAGCGCGACCGGCATTCATCTCGGCGAAGTCGTGCGCGTGGAACCGGATATCTGCTACGTCTGCCCCATCGAGCCCGGCGAGCCGATCGGCATTCACGACACCGTCATCCGCAAGGGCGCCTTCCGCGTCTCGCCCGACGATAGCTGGTGCGGGCGCACCATCAATGCACTTGGCGAGCCGATCGACGGCCAGGGGCCGCTTGCTTCCGGCATCGTGCGCCGTTCGATTTCCAACAATGCGCCGCCCTCGATGACCCGTAAAAGGGTGGAGACGCCGTTCAAGACGGGTGTCCGGGCGATCGATATCTTCTCGCCGCTTTGCCTCGGCCAGCGTCTTGGTATTTTCGCCGGTTCGGGCGTGGGCAAATCCACGCTGCTGTCGATGCTCGCCAAGGCCGATGCCTTCGACAAGGTGGTGATTGCGCTGGTCGGCGAACGCGGCCGCGAAGTGCGTGAATTCATCGAAGACACGATGGGCGAGAACATGAACAAGTCCGTCGCCGTCGTCGCGACGAGCGATGAAAGCCCGATGCTGCGCAAGATGGCTCCACTTTCTGCCGTGACCATTGCCGAGCATTTCCGCGATCAGGGCGACAACGTCCTTCTCATCATCGACAGCGTGACGCGATTTGCCCATGCGATCCGCGAAGTGGCGGTCGCTTCTGGCGAACCGCCCGTCGCACGCGGTTATCCCGCCTCGGTCTTTACCGAACTGCCGCGGCTGCTCGAACGGGCAGGACCGGGCGCGGAAGGTGCCGGCACCATCACCGCCATCGTCTCCATTCTCGTGGATGGCGACAATCACAACGATCCGATCGCCGATTCGACCCGCGGTATTCTCGACGGCCATATCGTGCTGGATCGCAGCCTTGCCGAAGAGGGTCGTTATCCGCCGATCAATCCGCTCGCCTCGATCTCGCGTCTTGCCAAGAAGGCCTGGACGCCGGATCAGGAAAAGCTGGTCTCGCGCCTCAAGGCGCTGGTGCATCGTTTCGAGGAGACGCGGGATCTTCGCCTCATCGGCGGTTACCGACCCGGCACCGACCCCGATCTCGACATGGCGGTGAAGCAGGTTCCGATCATCTATGAAACGCTGAAACAGCTGCCGGACGAACCGGCGGCACAGGATGCCTATGCCGATCTGGCGACCGCATTGCGTGGTGGAGCACAGAATGGCCAGCCCCAGGTCAATCCGAGAATGAGAGGCTGA
- a CDS encoding flagellar basal body P-ring protein FlgI: protein MKLLRIFAAALVISALPFLSTPPAQADTSRIKDIASLQAGRDNQLIGYGLVVGLQGTGDSLRSSPFTEQSMRAMLQNLGITTQGGQSNAKNIAAVMVTANLPPFASPGSRVDVTVSSLGDATSLRGGNLIMTSLSGADGQIYAVAQGALIVNGFSAQGDAATLTQGVTTSARVPNGAIIERELPSKFKDSVNLVLQLRNPDFSTAVRVADVVNAFARARYGDPIAEPRDSQEIAVQKPRVADLTRLMAEIENLTVETDTPAKVVINERTGTIVIGADVRISRVAVSYGTLTVQVTESPQVIQPAPFSRGQTAVQPQTDIMAMQEGSKVAIVEGPDLRTLVAGLNSIGLKADGIIAILQGIKSAGALQAELVLQ, encoded by the coding sequence ATGAAACTGCTTCGTATCTTCGCTGCGGCTCTGGTCATTTCGGCCCTGCCCTTCCTCTCGACGCCGCCCGCTCAGGCCGACACGTCCCGTATCAAGGATATCGCATCCCTGCAGGCCGGACGCGACAATCAGCTGATCGGTTACGGTCTCGTCGTGGGTCTGCAGGGCACGGGCGACAGCCTGCGCTCCTCGCCTTTCACCGAACAGTCCATGCGCGCGATGCTGCAGAACCTCGGCATCACCACGCAGGGCGGCCAGTCGAACGCCAAGAACATCGCCGCCGTGATGGTGACGGCCAACCTGCCGCCCTTCGCCAGCCCCGGCAGCCGCGTTGACGTGACGGTCAGCTCGCTAGGCGACGCTACCTCGCTTCGCGGCGGCAACCTCATCATGACTTCGCTTTCCGGCGCGGACGGGCAGATCTACGCCGTCGCGCAAGGGGCGCTGATCGTCAACGGCTTTTCAGCCCAGGGCGATGCCGCAACGCTGACGCAGGGCGTTACTACGTCCGCGCGCGTGCCGAACGGCGCGATCATCGAGCGGGAACTGCCGTCCAAGTTCAAGGATTCGGTCAATCTGGTCCTTCAGCTGCGCAACCCGGATTTTTCGACGGCCGTGCGTGTGGCTGATGTCGTCAACGCCTTTGCCCGCGCCCGCTACGGCGACCCGATCGCCGAGCCGCGCGATTCGCAGGAAATCGCGGTGCAGAAACCCCGCGTCGCTGACCTTACCCGCCTGATGGCGGAAATCGAAAACCTGACGGTGGAGACGGATACGCCCGCGAAGGTCGTGATCAACGAGCGCACAGGCACGATCGTCATCGGTGCGGATGTGCGCATTTCCCGCGTCGCCGTCAGCTATGGAACCCTGACCGTGCAGGTGACGGAATCGCCGCAGGTCATCCAGCCCGCACCCTTCTCGCGCGGCCAGACGGCGGTGCAGCCGCAGACGGATATTATGGCCATGCAGGAAGGCAGCAAGGTCGCCATCGTCGAAGGCCCGGACCTTCGCACGCTGGTTGCCGGTCTCAACAGCATCGGGCTCAAGGCGGACGGCATCATCGCCATCCTGCAAGGCATCAAATCCGCCGGCGCCCTTCAGGCGGAGCTCGTGCTGCAATGA